Sequence from the Ooceraea biroi isolate clonal line C1 chromosome 2, Obir_v5.4, whole genome shotgun sequence genome:
atatatattattaatataataacaataacagtaataataaaaaaataatacaatattatatgttataagacatacatataatataatattatgataactattattattattaacgtgcTAATGTTCGCGAAGTAATGTAGCTAAACTTTCGCAATATCACATCGGCTGTCATCAGAGTGTTATCAgatattttcagatatttcCAAAAATGTTCCACGGTGTGTCGCAATCCTCCTCATTAAGGACCACGTGAACCGCGACGCCGCGAAAAGTGAAATACCGAATTACGTGCCGAATATGCGTTTTTGTTAACGATGGTCAGTAAAAACAATGCGACGTAATATAATcacttataaatatttgtcaataaatataatgaaatacaCAGAAAGCAATTATCatggaaaataatacatattacaaGATGTAAAACACTACAGTGATTCGAATGTTTTTCAGCCCTTAAATAATGAGACGTTCACAGATTTACGTTTTCGATTAAATTCAGATGTACGTCACGTTAATTTCCCATTTTTATACGAGCCATGTATACAGAATACGTGTGATTTATACATTGATACACGGTGAAAGCGGTAAggcaatattaaattaaaaaccaATTAGAGTACGTGCGAAATTTGTTTACTCTTATAACGATGCACAAtctagagagaaagaagcacGTATACACATGCAGGTGCGCCGAGCATTTGTATCATGTAACTTGTTCTACAAACAACAATTTCTACGTTAAGCAAGCAAAcgagaacgaaaaaaaaaggaaaagaagtaCGAAATTACAAACTGCATGTGAACTAGGTACAAACATTGTGATTCCGAGAGATTAGCGCGATCGGATGAGAAATTTGTGTAATCTTGAGGTATGTATAAGTAACACGTATACATCTAGCGGGACGCGAcagtgtgcgtgtgtgtgtgtacaaaCGACAAGCACACTTTTCTAGAGTACGACGTACGTAGTTGGTGAGTTTACGATTGGTTTTCCAGCGTACaagaaatgataataataattattatggcCAGACATTAATGTCACATCACCCTTGCATTATAATCATCCACGTTCTTCATCGTTCTTCCGTTATCTGCGGATACGCATACGTAGAtgttataatagaatataacgGAAATTGCCCTCCCCTTATTATTTCGTCTCTCGTCGTTTAAATTGGAGTccgagaaattttaatttgtaacaGATCGAGAGATTTGAAATCGCGTAACATCGAGAgagattttaatttgcaaCATCCGCATCCCCCGAGTTTTTCTGGAATTTTTCTTACCGATACGTTCATCGATCGATGTTGTACATACTCGTACCGAAAATTGCTCTTCGCTAAACGATCGAAATCGAGCGGGGCAGAGCGCGAGTAAAATACGAAATGTGAAGCCGACTAATTTTTTGGAGATATCGGACGTATAGTAGCTAAGAAACTAATTGCGAACTTATACCTTTAAGAGTACCGTTCCACGCGCTGCGATCTGATCGCAGACGTAGACGTTTGCTAAAATATCCTTAAGATGATATTGTGATGctttattgttaaatatcgATATGAATCTTCCTGTATGAGAATAACTGGATAGAGGATACAAAGGCTGTGCAAAAGCTATATTCGAAATATACGATACCTACCAAGAACACGCAGCGGACTTTTCGTGTGAATAATTGCTATCCATTGTTTGTCATCCCGCATAcgacatatgtatacattaatCGTGCATTATAATCATGCCGTGGGATCGCGCTATCGATTGTTCTTAAGTGGAAAGAAGCGTGCGTTGCCAGACGCTTTAAACAAAAGCTGCAATAATCGATTCTTCCACGTGCAAGGAAGGAGACTTCTATTattgtaagaataataattagaagatcaattattatatccaTTTTCGCTAAATTTACGACAACTCTTTTGATGCTTCAGATTTAAGAGATTTCAAAATTTTGATTACCATCTATTTCTGTGATATTAATCCCAGCTAatctaaatatatacaaaattaacgtttcttaaattctaatatattattaaacaaaatactATAATTAGTGTTTCAACAATAATTGGCATAATGACGCATAATAACAttgattcataaataattttcaatggAAAAGGAATGCAACGTGTTACTTTTTGTTACTCTTTAGATAAATCCTTTATCTTCAACGGCCAATCACATAACGTAGCGAATGATACTGATCTGGAATGATACTGATGATTCGCAAACAAGAAATGTgttgaaagaaaaatggaaTTACTTTTAAGCTATATTCATTGTAATTTTCCACGAACATTGATATCttcttatcatatttttatcaggAAAAAAAGTCTTCGTTTGAgagataatatattgtttgtaTATGTCTACATCTACACgaaatacaagaaatatcTTTCTCCGATTGCATTTAACAGATTTTCGAAATGAAAATCACATCTTGACTCTCTTCTATAAtacgaaaaattaagaaatttatttatctttaatatgTAATCGATGTAGAAACTGCGTAAAAGGAAGAATCATTTCAGAATGCTTGGTACAACTATAGTAGACATCTTCGATACTCTTCGCTCTGAGTTAAATTCTGAATCAGAAATATCGCGTTCAAACTCGTCGTGATTCAGAACGAACGATTCACGCTCGgttttaaagttttttaaGATACTCAATAAGATAAGATCAAGTAActcaaaaaaatttttaaacgctTAAAGCGTATAAGACGAATTGTACAATGAGAAttcaagataaaattaaatcactCGACTACTGGCCACCGTACAGTATTGACGTGCTTCGGTGGAAAGATTTGTGAATCTTTGCGCGTTGTTCTCAGTCATTTTCTAACAGTgacttatatatgtattgtacACTTGAAGAGGGCTGGAAACCCGGCCGAAGCGTTGTGTGTTTTTCACAATAAaattgccagtttggtcgCGTAATTGACTTTCCACAAAATTAAGGCTTTAAGCCAtaagaaattgaccaatcGCAGTCGAACGTGAAAAAAAATTGACTGTGATTGACCAATCTGTTACtgcttaaaaattaaatttttaaattgtattccTGAAATTCTCATTGTAGAATTAAGGCGCAACTGACGcctcgtacatacatacaatacATGCATGTAATAATGTAAGTGCGATCGTGATACGCAGGCGTGACAGTCCAGCCAATCCATAAAACTAGTTCGTCCATAGAATGTATCGTCTGAAGTGAGCGGCGCCAGTGCAGCAGAACCGGATGCGTCGATCAGTGCTGCACGAAACGTCCGCGAGGTGCAGGTTTGCAAATGGTGCAGATCGACAACGTGACGGGCGCCAGTAGCGGATTGAGGTAGGTTACTAGCGAGGCTGGCTTGACTGTAGATAACACGAGCGAAAATGGCGGATGAACAGGTGAGTCGCCGATCAAAATAACGTGCGTACCTCGCGTAACCGCGCGTCGCTATTATTTCGCGGAGCGTCGACGGGGGAGTCGCCGTCCGCGAGAACCGCGCCGGATTTTCGCGTGTGCCGGTCAGCTcgcacgtgcgtgtgtgtgtgtgtgtgcgcgcatgATGCGTGGTGCTACGCGCATTCGGTGAAATCCAGTAAAACCGTCGTTCCGTTCGCACGGGGAGCCGCCGGGTTTTGTTGCCGGACCTGTTGTGGCGGCGCATCGTCGAGGGTTCCCCCCTGCGTCCGCGCGTACTGACAACGCACGGCCGCGCATACGACGTAACCGGGGAAGCGCCGAGCTTTCCGCGACACCACCGATCGCGCCGCGGTCGAATCCGCGCCGTCGCTTTAACGCCGTATCCGCGTCGTTCCCGACGCTCGTGTTTGCCGCTCGTTGTGGACGAGGCTGCCGTTTGTGGTGCGAACACTGGCCGATATTCAGGGACAATTAACGGCCGGTCGCAGTCACCTGATCCGCGCGGTTCCTACGTGAATCCGCGATCGCCGATCGCTGATAAGTCGCGGCTCCTGTGATAAGCGTCACGTGAAATCCTCTCCCCCTGTGACGTTTCGGAGTAAACGGTAAACCACCCGTGTGTaaacctcgcgcgcgcgagacagTGCAGTGCCGTTGCACGTCAACGTCATTGTTTATCCCGGGCGCGTGTTTCGCTTCGCTCCCGTGTCGTCTCCCGCCAGGAGACGCAACTCCGCTGCGGCCGCGTCGAGCGAAACGAGCGAGAGAACTCGCGCACGAGGAGGCCCGTTTCGCGTCGGACCGCGCGCGCCACGGTTCCCCGCGAGCCTCCGACACGGCGTAGCCCGAGCGTGTTCGCGCCGTTATTTACAAACCGCGTCGTATAACCTGTCGCGGCGGCTTTGTGTACGCGTTCCGTCAAAACCCGTaggtgtgtgtatgtgtgtccAGCACGCACATTTTCAGAATCCCTGTTATCTGATAGTAATATCTCGTACGATAATTAATCGGCGGCACCAATGCGACGAGCTCTCACCGCGAAACAAAGATCTGAAAAATCCCTCTTTGTATCTTACTGCTGCTTGAATgtcgtgtgtgtatatgtgtgtgtgtgtgtgtgtgtgtggtaaagcatatataaatgatattgtaaaaattgttatatttaaacatGGTTGTTTGCTCTGAACCGTCATTTTCACCATAACTGCTCGGCTTACGTGGGTTTTAGCAAACGCCTTGGGAACTTTTGTGTGCcgattcaattttcaattgtcGCGTAAGACACAATGTCCGTTTACTTTATATAGTACAAACTCCTGTAAATTGTGTCAATAAAACATTGCCTGTGTCACTAATTGAATCCCGACTGGGTGAAACTTGTTATTTAATCTAAGAAACTGAAAACTGTCTTTCTAGGCTTTTCTCTCTTAAGATTATTTAAGCAAGTTCGCAAAGCAAACTATCATCGCCAAGCAACTATAACTATGCTATAACGTGTACCGTAGAGTTACAAGTCTTTCGGAacagtaataataacaaaGTCGTTAATACTCGATTTGCGAGACGTCATGAAAGTGAAAACATTGTAAATGAAAACTTTTAGACTTGCTGTACCTAAATGGAAGTATTAAGGATCAACTTTAAACAGTGTCATTAAGAATGGATCACATACAGGAAGTGCGGCAGCTGGAATTGCTATGCAAGCAATTATATGAGTCCCAAGATTCGGCGCATCGTGCAGAGGCGGAGAAGGCCCTCGTCGCTTTTCAAAATGCACCCGATACGCTTACAAAGTGCCAGCTTCTCTTGGACCGCGGAGATTCTGCGTACGCTCAATTACTGGCCGCCACCACCTTGACAAAACTGATATCGCGTTCAGCGCAAGGACTCAGCTTACAACAGAGGCTTGATATACGTAAGTAAAACAACATTGTGTTCATGGTTGCATTGCCCCTCGAAATCTGAAGGGATAAATGTCTCTCATTCATCGAACGTGTGTGCTTGCAGGAAATTATGTACTCAACTACTTAGCAACGCAACCAAAGTTACCGAATTATGTGATACAGGCTTTGGTTACACTTTTTGCTAGGATATCAAAGCTTGGCTGGTTTGATTCCGATAAAGAAGAATTTGTCTTCAGAAATGTAGTCAGTGATGTAACCAAGTTTCTTCAGGTTtgctttcaattttatattatcgtcTTCTCATTGGCTCATTTCTATTGTTCcgcaaataatgataaaaacacTTTGCTGTAATCAGGGGTCAGTAGAGCATTGTATGATTGGGGTACAACTGCTTTCCCAATTGACATGTGAGATGAATCAAATATCGGACGCTGATGCGAACAGATCTCTGACAAAGCATAGAAGAATAGCGAGTAGTTTTAGAGACACGCAACTGTTTGAGATATTTAGGTTATCCTGTACTTTATTGAGTACAGCCCGTGAGAATTGCAAAAGTTTAAACTTTAATGATGAGGCACAGGTATGACGGTAATCGTATTtagtcgatgacgacgactgGTCTGGAGATTTTATTATCGATCACTCACTCACGTTTATTCGTTCTCCTTAGCACGGCTTGATAAGACAGCTGCTGAAGCTCGCACAAAACTGTTTGACATTTGACTTTATTGGCACATCGACCGATGAAAGCTCAGACGATCTTAATACAGTACAAATCCCGACGAGCTGGCGACCTGCGTTTTTGGACTTCACTTCGTTGAAACTGTTTTTCGATTTATATCACAGTTTACCTAATACGTTATCGTGTTTAGCATTGTCATGCTTGGTTCAGATGGCATCGGTCAGAAGAAGCCTATTCTCCAATGCTGAGAGAGCCAAGTTCCTGACGCACTTAGTTGGCGGCATCAAGCATATACTGCAGAATCCTCAAGGTCTCAGCGATCCAGGAAACTATCATGAGTTTTGTAGATTGTTATCTCGGCTGAAGAGTAATTTTCAGCTCGGCGAACTGGTCCTGGTGGAGGATTATCCCGAAGCAATACAACTGATCGCGAAGTTCACGATACAGAGCCTGCAGATGTGGCAGTTTGCGCCAAACAGTCTGCACTATCTCTTGATTCTCTGGCAGAGAATGGTGGCCTCTATGCCGTATGTGAAAGCAGGCGATCCGCACTTACTGAACACGTATACACCGGAAGTCACGAACGCATATATCACGTCGAGGCTTGAATCGGTGGCGGTTGTCGTCCGAGAACGCCTGGAAGATCCGTTGGACGACTTAGGAGTGGTGCATCATCAGTTAGAACTGATATCGATCATTGGTAGATGCGAGTACCAGAAAACCTGTGCTCTTCTGGTTCAATTGTTCGATCAAGCAGCGAGAACGTATCAGGAGCTGATGGCACAGACGGCCTCCCCGACTCAGCAGATTGACATTGCAATTCAGGAAGGACAACTTACATGGCTTGTGTACATCATCGGTATGTCTGCTAATTTTAGTGCGAGTGAATTAATGATATAGTTTGATaaaggaaattaatttttaattattatatgcattaaatttagagtttagaaatatattttaataaactataggtaataatatttattaatttttaagtttataaatattttgagaattttaataattttattattagttttgGTACGTGTTGCTTATTTAACTTTATTAGAGCGTAAAACTCTTCATAAAGTGGATGTGATTGATGTATTGATATTTCCTCAATTAACGTTCTCTTGaataatctctttttctcgtcttGCGTAGGCGCTGTTATTAGCAGTAGAGCCGCATTCAACAACAACGAGGAGTTTGATGCCATGGACGGGGAGTTGGTTTGCAGGGTGCTCCAATTGATGAATTTAACTGACTCGAGACTCGCACAAGGTGGCTGTGAGAAATTGGAACTGGCGATGTTGAGCTTCTTTGAACACTTTCGAAA
This genomic interval carries:
- the LOC105280116 gene encoding exportin-7 isoform X1, translating into MDHIQEVRQLELLCKQLYESQDSAHRAEAEKALVAFQNAPDTLTKCQLLLDRGDSAYAQLLAATTLTKLISRSAQGLSLQQRLDIRNYVLNYLATQPKLPNYVIQALVTLFARISKLGWFDSDKEEFVFRNVVSDVTKFLQGSVEHCMIGVQLLSQLTCEMNQISDADANRSLTKHRRIASSFRDTQLFEIFRLSCTLLSTARENCKSLNFNDEAQHGLIRQLLKLAQNCLTFDFIGTSTDESSDDLNTVQIPTSWRPAFLDFTSLKLFFDLYHSLPNTLSCLALSCLVQMASVRRSLFSNAERAKFLTHLVGGIKHILQNPQGLSDPGNYHEFCRLLSRLKSNFQLGELVLVEDYPEAIQLIAKFTIQSLQMWQFAPNSLHYLLILWQRMVASMPYVKAGDPHLLNTYTPEVTNAYITSRLESVAVVVRERLEDPLDDLGVVHHQLELISIIGRCEYQKTCALLVQLFDQAARTYQELMAQTASPTQQIDIAIQEGQLTWLVYIIGAVISSRAAFNNNEEFDAMDGELVCRVLQLMNLTDSRLAQGGCEKLELAMLSFFEHFRKIYVGDQVQKNSKVYRRLSDVLGLNDEAMVLSIFIRKIITNLKYWGRSEQIISKTLLLLNDLSVGYSCVRKLVKLEEVQFMLNNHTREHFPFLGNNVAVTEMRCRSMFYTSLGRLLMVDLGEDEERFHTFMLPLTGALESLGQLMGAADTPLFAAEEAKKALIGLARDLRGLAFAFNTKSSYMMLFDWIYPHYTPILLHAVELWHHEPQVTTPVLKLFAELVQNRSQRLQFDASSPNGILLFREASKIICSYGNHILNVEVPKDQIYPLKLKGISICFSMLKAALCGSYVNFGVFRLYGDEALDNALNTFVKLLLSIPQSDLLHYPKLSSTYYLLLECLAQDHMVFLSTLEPRVFLYILSSISEGLTALGALKDSYTDTMVCTECCATLDHIVTYLFKQLYQKAYPGRKNAVVPGGGELFLQVLKQHPEILQQILSTVLNVIMYEDCRNQWSMSRPLLGLILLNEEYFNQLRENIIRSQPVDKQAAMAQWFENLMNGIERNLLTKNRDRFTQNLSIFRREINDALKGPNISNSVSDMITS
- the LOC105280116 gene encoding exportin-7 isoform X2 yields the protein MDHIQEVRQLELLCKQLYESQDSAHRAEAEKALVAFQNAPDTLTKCQLLLDRGDSAYAQLLAATTLTKLISRSAQGLSLQQRLDIRNYVLNYLATQPKLPNYVIQALVTLFARISKLGWFDSDKEEFVFRNVVSDVTKFLQGSVEHCMIGVQLLSQLTCEMNQISDADANRSLTKHRRIASSFRDTQLFEIFRLSCTLLSTARENCKSLNFNDEAQHGLIRQLLKLAQNCLTFDFIGTSTDESSDDLNTVQIPTSWRPAFLDFTSLKLFFDLYHSLPNTLSCLALSCLVQMASVRRSLFSNAERAKFLTHLVGGIKHILQNPQGLSDPGNYHEFCRLLSRLKSNFQLGELVLVEDYPEAIQLIAKFTIQSLQMWQFAPNSLHYLLILWQRMVASMPYVKAGDPHLLNTYTPEVTNAYITSRLESVAVVVRERLEDPLDDLGVVHHQLELISIIGRCEYQKTCALLVQLFDQAARTYQELMAQTASPTQQIDIAIQEGQLTWLVYIIGAVISSRAAFNNNEEFDAMDGELVCRVLQLMNLTDSRLAQGGCEKLELAMLSFFEHFRKIYVGDQVQKNSKVYRRLSDVLGLNDEAMVLSIFIRKIITNLKYWGRSEQIISKTLLLLNDLSVGYSCVRKLVKLEEVQFMLNNHTREHFPFLGNNVAVTEMRCRSMFYTSLGRLLMVDLGEDEERFHTFMLPLTGALESLGQLMGAADTPLFAAEEAKKALIGLARDLRGLAFAFNTKSSYMMLFDWIYPHYTPILLHAVELWHHEPQVTTPVLKLFAELVQNRSQRLQFDASSPNGILLFREASKIICSYGNHILNVEVPKDQIYPLKLKGISICFSMLKAALCGSYVNFGVFRLYGDEALDNALNTFVKLLLSIPQSDLLHYPKLSSTYYLLLECLAQDHMVFLSTLEPRVFLYILSSISEGLTALGALKDSYTDTMVCTECCATLDHIVTYLFKQLYQKGRKNAVVPGGGELFLQVLKQHPEILQQILSTVLNVIMYEDCRNQWSMSRPLLGLILLNEEYFNQLRENIIRSQPVDKQAAMAQWFENLMNGIERNLLTKNRDRFTQNLSIFRREINDALKGPNISNSVSDMITS
- the LOC105280116 gene encoding exportin-7 isoform X4, whose product is MDHIQEVRQLELLCKQLYESQDSAHRAEAEKALVAFQNAPDTLTKCQLLLDRGDSAYAQLLAATTLTKLISRSAQGLSLQQRLDIRNYVLNYLATQPKLPNYVIQALVTLFARISKLGWFDSDKEEFVFRNVVSDVTKFLQGSVEHCMIGVQLLSQLTCEMNQISDADANRSLTKHRRIASSFRDTQLFEIFRLSCTLLSTARENCKSLNFNDEAQHGLIRQLLKLAQNCLTFDFIGTSTDESSDDLNTVQIPTSWRPAFLDFTSLKLFFDLYHSLPNTLSCLALSCLVQMASVRRSLFSNAERAKFLTHLVGGIKHILQNPQGLSDPGNYHEFCRLLSRLKSNFQLGELVLVEDYPEAIQLIAKFTIQSLQMWQFAPNSLHYLLILWQRMVASMPYVKAGDPHLLNTYTPEVTNAYITSRLESVAVVVRERLEDPLDDLGVVHHQLELISIIGRCEYQKTCALLVQLFDQAARTYQELMAQTASPTQQIDIAIQEGQLTWLVYIIGAVISSRAAFNNNEEFDAMDGELVCRVLQLMNLTDSRLAQGGCEKLELAMLSFFEHFRKIYVGDQVQKNSKVYRRLSDVLGLNDEAMVLSIFIRKIITNLKYWGRSEQIISKTLLLLNDLSVGYSCVRKLVKLEEVQFMLNNHTREHFPFLGNNVAVTEMRCRSMFYTSLGRLLMVDLGEDEERFHTFMLPLTGALESLGQLMGAADTPLFAAEEAKKALIGLARDLRGLAFAFNTKSSYMMLFDWIYPHYTPILLHAVELWHHEPQVTTPVLKLFAELVQNRSQRLQFDASSPNGILLFREASKIICSYGNHILNVEVPKDQIYPLKLKGISICFSMLKAALCGSYVNFGVFRLYGDEALDNALNTFVKLLLSIPQSDLLHYPKLSSTYYLLLECLAQDHMVFLSTLEPRVFLYILSSISEGLTALDTMVCTECCATLDHIVTYLFKQLYQKGRKNAVVPGGGELFLQVLKQHPEILQQILSTVLNVIMYEDCRNQWSMSRPLLGLILLNEEYFNQLRENIIRSQPVDKQAAMAQWFENLMNGIERNLLTKNRDRFTQNLSIFRREINDALKGPNISNSVSDMITS
- the LOC105280116 gene encoding exportin-7 isoform X3, with the protein product MDHIQEVRQLELLCKQLYESQDSAHRAEAEKALVAFQNAPDTLTKCQLLLDRGDSAYAQLLAATTLTKLISRSAQGLSLQQRLDIRNYVLNYLATQPKLPNYVIQALVTLFARISKLGWFDSDKEEFVFRNVVSDVTKFLQGSVEHCMIGVQLLSQLTCEMNQISDADANRSLTKHRRIASSFRDTQLFEIFRLSCTLLSTARENCKSLNFNDEAQHGLIRQLLKLAQNCLTFDFIGTSTDESSDDLNTVQIPTSWRPAFLDFTSLKLFFDLYHSLPNTLSCLALSCLVQMASVRRSLFSNAERAKFLTHLVGGIKHILQNPQGLSDPGNYHEFCRLLSRLKSNFQLGELVLVEDYPEAIQLIAKFTIQSLQMWQFAPNSLHYLLILWQRMVASMPYVKAGDPHLLNTYTPEVTNAYITSRLESVAVVVRERLEDPLDDLGVVHHQLELISIIGRCEYQKTCALLVQLFDQAARTYQELMAQTASPTQQIDIAIQEGQLTWLVYIIGAVISSRAAFNNNEEFDAMDGELVCRVLQLMNLTDSRLAQGGCEKLELAMLSFFEHFRKIYVGDQVQKNSKVYRRLSDVLGLNDEAMVLSIFIRKIITNLKYWGRSEQIISKTLLLLNDLSVGYSCVRKLVKLEEVQFMLNNHTREHFPFLGNNVAVTEMRCRSMFYTSLGRLLMVDLGEDEERFHTFMLPLTGALESLGQLMGAADTPLFAAEEAKKALIGLARDLRGLAFAFNTKSSYMMLFDWIYPHYTPILLHAVELWHHEPQVTTPVLKLFAELVQNRSQRLQFDASSPNGILLFREASKIICSYGNHILNVEVPKDQIYPLKLKGISICFSMLKAALCGSYVNFGVFRLYGDEALDNALNTFVKLLLSIPQSDLLHYPKLSSTYYLLLECLAQDHMVFLSTLEPRVFLYILSSISEGLTALDTMVCTECCATLDHIVTYLFKQLYQKAYPGRKNAVVPGGGELFLQVLKQHPEILQQILSTVLNVIMYEDCRNQWSMSRPLLGLILLNEEYFNQLRENIIRSQPVDKQAAMAQWFENLMNGIERNLLTKNRDRFTQNLSIFRREINDALKGPNISNSVSDMITS